The genomic window GGATTTGCCGTTTTGAAAGAGTGATTTTGCAATGTCGCCCGTGATTGATGCAGGCATGAAATGGTATTGCGAGACGAAACTCTTGATGATGCTGAGGCCTTTGATTGCGCCGGCGTTGTCAAGGCCAATTTGACCGACATTTGCGACGCCGTGATTGTTGCCAAAGACATAGCCGCCCATGCCGCCAATGAACGCATAGCTGTAATAGAAGTTATTGATGTCATACGCAAATCCGTGTGCTTTTGCCTCTGAGATGAATTGTGCCCACGTCTTTGGCGGTGTTTTAATTATCTTTTTGTTGTAGAAAAGCCCATACGTTTCAGAGGAAAGCGGTATGCCATAAAGCTTGCCGCCGATTGTGCCTGCTTGAATGGATGGCTTAATATAATCCTTCGTGTTAATCAGGCCGGCAGGCACAGGGGCCATGACGCCTTCAATCGCAAAAGTGCCGAGATTGTCGTGAGGAATTCCAAGCTCAATATCAGGTCCTTTGCCACTGCGTGACGCCGTTGCAAAGTTTTGAAACGAGCTGTTGTCCTGAACGACGGTGACTGTGTTGCCTGTTTGTTTGCCCCACGCGTTTGCAAGTTTTTGCATGACGCTAAGCTCTTGAGGTGTCAAGTGTGAGAAGACGGTGATGTGCTGACCGGTGGGCAGGCTATCGTGCCGTGTTGCTGCAAAAGCGCCACTGCTTACGCTTGCAAGAAGTGTCCCTGCCGTTCCGAGTGCCAGTGCGATTGATGTTGCTTTGGTAAGGCGTTTCATGTAAACATACCCCTCTCTATGATTGGGCGGCAGGTCTCCGTCGCAACGCTGCCATTTGACCCCTGGTGGTTTGTTAGACGCTTACATGGCGAGAATGAGCGGCGAACGTTTGAACACTCCGGGCTCATCGCGTCTCGTTGTGCGCACAATCGTTTGCACGAACGTCTGCTTGATAAATTCTATGTGACGGATTCTTTTTCCTGCTATGATCTTACGATTTATTTGTAGAATTTATATGGAATGCTCAAATAAAAGTCTGATAACAGGAAAGAAACCCCTTACATCAGTAAAAATAAAAATGTGTGATGAAATTTTAGAACGAATGAACGCCGAAGGACGGAAAATCC from Ferroacidibacillus organovorans includes these protein-coding regions:
- a CDS encoding maltose ABC transporter substrate-binding protein; this translates as MKRLTKATSIALALGTAGTLLASVSSGAFAATRHDSLPTGQHITVFSHLTPQELSVMQKLANAWGKQTGNTVTVVQDNSSFQNFATASRSGKGPDIELGIPHDNLGTFAIEGVMAPVPAGLINTKDYIKPSIQAGTIGGKLYGIPLSSETYGLFYNKKIIKTPPKTWAQFISEAKAHGFAYDINNFYYSYAFIGGMGGYVFGNNHGVANVGQIGLDNAGAIKGLSIIKSFVSQYHFMPASITGDIAKSLFQNGKSAFYISGPWDVSSLLQAHVKFGIAPLPLLPNGRHPVTFEGFQEMIVNARSHNQALDWNLVKYISQHAAAQELAVGDRIPVLVKDVHSKMVSSNPYAYPFAIAAQYGVPMPNVPQMQAVWTPAGNALSFVTKGQESPAVAAHNMVKQILQGESIMGN